One Desulfobulbus oligotrophicus DNA segment encodes these proteins:
- a CDS encoding YicC/YloC family endoribonuclease, producing MRPRSMTGFGRGEASEGGKIWVAEIRTVNHRFLDQRVVLPRLFTVFEERVKKRIASVFDRGRVDVTFSLTGAKSIEPQLAINRSAALQYRRCLEELISEYGAVGPITLQDMLTLRDVISLEEQCPDLEIEWSLISASLDIALKDCDIMREKEGQALKDDLLAGVERFAAITQQIKDQLPVLLQQRQGDLRIRIQNLLIGIDIDPIRLAQEVAIIADKSDVAEEITRLESHIAQFGWFLGSNEPVGRRLDFLLQEFLREVNTLSSKIANASIAHLGVEMKNQIEKLREQVQNIE from the coding sequence ATGCGTCCACGAAGCATGACAGGTTTTGGCCGCGGTGAGGCCTCTGAAGGTGGGAAGATTTGGGTTGCTGAGATCAGAACCGTTAACCACCGTTTTCTTGATCAGCGAGTAGTTTTACCCCGTCTCTTCACAGTCTTTGAAGAACGTGTGAAAAAGCGGATTGCTTCGGTCTTTGATCGTGGCAGGGTTGACGTCACCTTCAGTTTGACCGGAGCAAAGAGCATTGAGCCGCAACTGGCGATCAACAGAAGTGCTGCTTTGCAGTATCGTCGTTGTCTTGAAGAGTTGATCAGCGAGTACGGAGCCGTTGGTCCGATTACCTTGCAGGATATGTTAACCCTGCGCGATGTGATCAGTCTGGAAGAACAGTGCCCTGATCTGGAGATCGAGTGGTCATTGATTTCAGCCAGTTTGGATATTGCTTTAAAAGATTGTGACATCATGCGGGAAAAAGAGGGTCAGGCCCTGAAGGACGATCTTCTTGCGGGGGTAGAGAGGTTTGCCGCCATCACTCAGCAGATAAAAGACCAACTGCCTGTACTATTACAACAGCGTCAGGGTGATCTGCGCATCAGGATCCAGAATTTACTCATTGGTATCGATATTGATCCAATACGTCTTGCCCAGGAAGTGGCCATTATTGCAGATAAAAGTGATGTGGCCGAGGAGATTACCCGCCTGGAGAGCCACATTGCCCAGTTTGGGTGGTTTCTTGGCAGCAACGAACCAGTCGGCAGACGGCTTGATTTCCTCCTGCAGGAGTTCTTACGTGAGGTAAACACCTTATCCTCAAAGATCGCAAATGCAAGTATTGCTCACCTTGGTGTTGAGATGAAAAATCAAATTGAAAAACTGCGTGAACAGGTTCAAAATATTGAGTAA
- the rfaE1 gene encoding D-glycero-beta-D-manno-heptose-7-phosphate kinase — protein MIQSVLQKRIAQFADARILVIGDIIVDHFLWGTTNRISPEAPVPVVNVQREELLLGGSANVLRNIVSLGGQAALCGIIGNDAMGRKVQELVAELGVSTEGLVVGKRPTTVKTRVVAQGQQIVRFDREQTGAPSRDSLHALLNFLEKHLPRYDAIMVSDYAKGVIGEPLMVRLRQFLQEIRRHDKRSLPLIVDPKPVNMHCFVGATIITPNHYEAMQMAGIRADDERGLAAAARQIRDDLGCEAVLITRGEVGMSLLQSDDQIVTIPAMAKEVYDVTGAGDTVAATLALSLAAGSRMYEAAVLANHAAGIAVGKIGTACVTFKELAAAVLHGARG, from the coding sequence GACATCATAGTTGACCATTTTTTGTGGGGAACTACAAATCGTATCTCTCCGGAGGCACCGGTACCGGTCGTTAATGTCCAACGGGAAGAGCTTTTATTGGGTGGTAGTGCCAATGTGCTGCGGAATATCGTCTCTCTTGGGGGACAAGCCGCGTTATGCGGCATTATCGGTAACGATGCGATGGGGCGGAAAGTACAGGAACTCGTTGCTGAGCTGGGGGTATCAACGGAAGGACTGGTTGTCGGTAAGCGACCTACCACAGTGAAGACGAGAGTCGTTGCCCAGGGGCAGCAAATTGTTCGTTTTGACCGTGAACAGACAGGGGCGCCCTCAAGAGATTCGTTGCATGCTTTACTGAATTTCCTGGAAAAGCACCTGCCTCGCTACGATGCGATTATGGTGTCGGATTATGCCAAAGGGGTGATCGGAGAGCCGCTGATGGTTCGTCTGCGGCAGTTTCTACAGGAGATAAGGCGGCATGATAAACGATCATTGCCGCTGATTGTAGATCCTAAACCAGTCAACATGCACTGTTTTGTGGGGGCAACTATTATCACTCCCAATCATTATGAAGCTATGCAGATGGCTGGAATCCGGGCAGATGATGAGCGCGGCCTGGCAGCGGCCGCCCGCCAGATTCGTGACGATCTGGGGTGTGAAGCGGTCCTGATCACCCGAGGTGAAGTGGGAATGTCGTTGCTGCAGTCTGATGATCAGATCGTGACGATTCCAGCTATGGCAAAAGAAGTATATGATGTCACCGGGGCAGGTGATACTGTGGCGGCGACCCTTGCCCTCAGCCTGGCAGCGGGAAGCAGGATGTACGAGGCGGCCGTGTTGGCCAACCATGCAGCCGGCATAGCCGTGGGGAAAATCGGTACCGCCTGCGTGACGTTTAAGGAGTTGGCAGCAGCTGTTCTTCATGGTGCACGTGGATAA
- the murI gene encoding glutamate racemase, with amino-acid sequence MIGIFDSGVGGMTVARAIEQCCPGYPFVYLGDLARTPYGSKSPAMITEYSHRNTDFLLNQGAKLIVIACNSAASTASTFLRNTYSQRIIDVISPAVARAVSVSETGKIGLIGTRATINSGLYEQRLQAARSDCRVYNQACPLLVPLVEEGWLGRRETKMIVKNYLRPLRDKQIDTLILGCTHYPLLKKIIVPRIGRRVQIIDSSVEVALHLKALLAADEKMRSELYCPEQSSRFFVSDIPAPVHDLASTIFGRSVTLEKTDV; translated from the coding sequence ATGATCGGCATCTTTGACTCCGGAGTCGGGGGTATGACTGTTGCCCGCGCTATTGAGCAGTGTTGCCCGGGCTATCCCTTTGTCTACCTTGGAGATCTTGCCCGGACGCCGTATGGTTCAAAAAGTCCGGCCATGATCACGGAATACTCCCATCGCAATACCGATTTTTTACTGAATCAGGGCGCAAAACTGATTGTTATTGCCTGTAATTCCGCTGCAAGCACTGCCTCGACCTTCTTGCGAAATACGTACAGTCAACGGATTATTGATGTTATTTCGCCGGCCGTGGCAAGGGCAGTCTCTGTGAGTGAAACAGGAAAAATCGGCCTGATCGGAACAAGAGCCACCATCAATTCCGGTCTGTACGAGCAGCGACTTCAGGCGGCAAGATCTGACTGCAGGGTGTACAACCAGGCCTGTCCACTCCTCGTTCCTTTGGTTGAAGAGGGCTGGCTGGGGCGGCGCGAAACAAAGATGATAGTTAAGAACTACCTGCGGCCTCTCCGGGACAAACAAATTGACACCTTAATCCTTGGTTGCACGCACTACCCTTTGCTCAAGAAGATTATTGTTCCTCGGATCGGCCGCCGAGTACAGATTATTGACTCTTCAGTTGAAGTAGCTTTGCACCTCAAAGCTCTTCTTGCCGCTGACGAGAAGATGCGCAGCGAACTTTACTGCCCGGAACAATCAAGTCGTTTCTTTGTTTCCGACATACCTGCACCGGTGCACGATCTTGCCAGCACAATTTTTGGTCGCTCTGTTACACTGGAGAAAACCGATGTATAA
- the rpsA gene encoding 30S ribosomal protein S1 gives MDTRIVEQITSNRTYQLQFLLQYNNIAMSNETFADLFSDTPASQKSLRPGNQVEATIVGISGENIFLDVGQKSEGVLSASELCNQEGELTVATGDKVQVFFLADRGGEMIFTTRLGSGQVIAKELEEAFISGIPVEGRVTEEIKGGFSVSIAGQRAFCPYSQMDIRKVENPEDYLEKTFLFKVIEYGNQGRNIVLSARAIQEERRQQEREELKSQLNEGMRVKGTVSSIRDFGAFVDLGGVDGLIPISEITWGQTDKVEDELHLGQQVEVIIKTLDWEKNRISLSLRETLENPWESAGTRYSAGSVHQGTVSRLVPFGAFVTLEPGIDGLLHISKLGAGRRIHHPREVIETGQEVTIKIESFDGEQKRIALTLADQETEEFEEKKYRPAPESKTPSSMGTLGDLLKTQLQKKGSL, from the coding sequence GTGGACACGCGTATTGTTGAGCAGATAACTTCCAACCGGACATATCAACTTCAATTTCTTTTACAGTACAACAACATCGCCATGAGTAATGAAACCTTTGCTGATCTTTTCTCTGATACTCCTGCTTCTCAAAAATCTCTTCGCCCTGGTAACCAGGTGGAGGCAACGATCGTTGGTATAAGTGGGGAAAATATCTTTCTTGATGTTGGCCAGAAGAGTGAAGGGGTTCTCAGTGCCTCAGAACTCTGCAATCAGGAAGGAGAGCTCACCGTTGCCACTGGTGACAAAGTACAGGTTTTTTTCCTGGCTGATCGTGGTGGAGAAATGATATTTACCACTCGGCTGGGTTCCGGTCAGGTTATTGCGAAAGAGCTTGAAGAGGCCTTTATCTCGGGTATACCGGTTGAAGGAAGAGTCACCGAAGAAATAAAAGGAGGTTTTTCGGTTTCCATTGCCGGCCAACGGGCATTTTGTCCCTACTCCCAGATGGATATTCGCAAGGTGGAAAACCCTGAAGATTACCTTGAAAAGACCTTTCTCTTCAAAGTAATCGAGTATGGTAACCAGGGACGAAACATTGTTCTTTCTGCCCGGGCAATCCAGGAAGAACGGCGCCAGCAGGAACGGGAGGAGCTGAAGTCACAGCTGAACGAAGGTATGCGAGTCAAAGGTACCGTCAGTTCTATTCGTGATTTCGGGGCTTTTGTTGACCTGGGTGGTGTTGATGGCCTTATTCCGATTTCGGAAATCACTTGGGGACAAACCGATAAGGTGGAAGATGAGCTCCATCTCGGCCAGCAGGTTGAAGTGATCATCAAAACGCTGGATTGGGAGAAAAACAGAATTTCCTTAAGCCTCCGCGAAACTCTGGAAAACCCCTGGGAGTCAGCAGGTACTCGATATTCGGCAGGTTCAGTTCACCAGGGCACAGTCAGCCGACTGGTACCGTTTGGTGCCTTTGTAACTCTGGAACCAGGCATTGACGGGCTTCTTCATATCTCTAAACTCGGAGCAGGTCGCCGCATCCATCATCCGCGGGAGGTTATCGAAACAGGGCAGGAGGTAACCATCAAAATCGAATCATTTGATGGTGAACAAAAACGCATCGCTTTGACTCTTGCTGACCAGGAGACTGAAGAGTTCGAGGAAAAAAAGTACAGGCCCGCTCCGGAGAGCAAAACACCCTCTTCCATGGGCACTTTGGGTGATCTCCTTAAGACGCAGTTGCAAAAGAAAGGAAGTTTGTGA
- a CDS encoding DUF370 domain-containing protein — translation MDSRLVNIGFGNAVKVSRILAVVNPGSSPVRKLKEDAKSERKLIDVTEGRRTRAILILDSGHLVLSSVQPETLHHRLLMMEHELRNPDYALAKVEPK, via the coding sequence ATGGATAGCAGACTTGTGAACATAGGTTTTGGCAATGCCGTTAAAGTCAGTCGCATTCTTGCCGTTGTAAATCCAGGCTCGTCGCCGGTCAGAAAATTAAAAGAGGATGCCAAGAGCGAAAGAAAATTAATTGATGTAACCGAAGGGCGACGAACCCGAGCCATCTTGATTCTTGATTCAGGTCACCTTGTTCTGTCTTCTGTGCAGCCGGAAACCCTCCACCATCGTCTGTTGATGATGGAGCATGAACTACGTAACCCTGACTATGCACTGGCCAAGGTAGAGCCAAAATGA
- the gmk gene encoding guanylate kinase, translating to MNGNGGMLLVVSAPSGCGKSTIVNRVMQILPRLVFSVSHTTRLPRSGETDGVHYHFVDKATFAAIQDQQPTGFLEWAEVHDHKYGTSVDEINRHRQEGMDVILDIDVQGAAQVRQRANPVSVFIAPPSFAELERRLRSRKTENEATIRVRLANARKEMACADVYDYLVVNDRLEDAVESLKSIIIAERCRRRRLSDGQDADWGA from the coding sequence ATGAACGGGAATGGTGGTATGTTGCTCGTGGTATCCGCACCATCCGGATGCGGGAAGAGTACCATTGTAAACCGGGTGATGCAGATTCTGCCGCGTTTGGTTTTTTCCGTATCCCATACAACCAGGTTGCCGAGGTCCGGCGAAACAGATGGTGTCCATTATCATTTTGTTGATAAGGCCACTTTTGCGGCAATACAAGATCAGCAACCAACAGGTTTCCTGGAGTGGGCTGAGGTACATGACCATAAGTACGGCACAAGTGTGGATGAGATCAATCGGCATCGGCAAGAGGGCATGGACGTCATCCTCGACATAGATGTGCAGGGAGCTGCACAGGTACGACAGCGAGCCAATCCGGTGTCAGTTTTCATCGCTCCACCGTCATTTGCAGAGTTAGAGCGGAGGCTTCGCAGCAGGAAAACTGAAAATGAGGCGACTATCAGGGTACGACTTGCCAATGCACGAAAGGAGATGGCCTGTGCAGATGTATACGATTATCTTGTTGTGAACGATCGGCTGGAAGATGCTGTGGAGAGTTTGAAAAGTATCATTATTGCCGAGCGTTGTCGCCGTCGTCGTCTTTCCGATGGCCAAGACGCAGATTGGGGTGCCTGA
- the rlmB gene encoding 23S rRNA (guanosine(2251)-2'-O)-methyltransferase RlmB translates to MTHNSSRENQSSPVGTAGPEPESAEDLVWGVHPVQEALEKDPTTIREITVQQGKTGYRLQRLIDLARDQGVLVRFASTDRLGVPRHCRHQGVVARLNAVRVFPFPHLLERLADHSQEKPRTVLALDSLQDPRNLGSILRSALAAGFSDVLMTRERSVPLTGTVVRASAGAVAHLHLYQVGNLVDALDSLKKHGYWIYGTVTEQSAASIYTVDFSGPICVVIGSEGKGLRPLVRKQSDFLVTIPMQAAFNSLNVSVAAAIVMFEIVRRYPE, encoded by the coding sequence ATGACGCACAACTCCAGCCGGGAAAATCAGTCGTCGCCTGTGGGAACTGCCGGACCTGAACCTGAGTCTGCAGAAGATCTTGTCTGGGGTGTTCATCCTGTCCAGGAAGCTCTGGAAAAAGACCCGACCACAATTCGTGAAATAACCGTTCAACAGGGAAAAACAGGGTATCGACTGCAACGGCTCATTGATTTGGCCAGAGACCAGGGGGTTCTCGTTCGATTTGCGAGCACCGATAGATTAGGGGTACCCCGGCACTGTCGCCATCAGGGTGTGGTAGCCCGATTGAACGCTGTTCGCGTATTCCCCTTTCCCCATCTTTTGGAGCGATTGGCTGATCATTCGCAAGAAAAACCCCGGACAGTCTTAGCTCTTGACTCGCTGCAGGATCCTCGTAATCTTGGTTCCATTCTCCGGTCAGCTCTTGCCGCCGGTTTTTCTGATGTGCTGATGACTCGCGAACGCAGTGTGCCTCTGACAGGTACAGTGGTCAGGGCGTCAGCCGGAGCTGTAGCCCATCTTCACCTCTATCAGGTCGGCAATTTAGTCGATGCTTTAGACTCTTTAAAAAAGCATGGTTACTGGATTTACGGCACAGTAACCGAACAGTCTGCAGCATCGATTTATACGGTTGATTTTTCCGGCCCAATCTGTGTGGTCATCGGCAGTGAGGGGAAGGGATTGCGGCCGCTGGTACGAAAACAGAGCGATTTTTTAGTGACCATTCCCATGCAGGCGGCGTTTAATTCGCTCAATGTCTCCGTCGCTGCAGCGATTGTCATGTTTGAAATAGTTCGTCGTTACCCTGAGTAA
- a CDS encoding LolA family protein, whose protein sequence is MYKHLPLCLILTILMLYFASPVAAASPPTPEQQVTQLQKQYQQLHSLEFNFSQTTQNSGRIKQGTGNAVFYRLTDTSSPPSTKQGIMRWNYTGALEQTIINDGTTLSIYTPEDKQLIISPAHDLETDITYAIFTGTKKLVDEFIAAQGDASFLLNEPPKDLESVLLTPRQPHPQIKRVQLWFTSSLIIDRLLMEDHFGAMTELKFTNIRLNALQRGDRQKVQLLLQLNTAPGTEIIRQ, encoded by the coding sequence ATGTATAAGCACTTACCCCTGTGTCTGATACTCACAATTCTGATGCTGTATTTTGCCTCGCCTGTTGCTGCGGCGTCCCCTCCGACTCCTGAACAGCAGGTAACGCAATTGCAGAAGCAGTATCAGCAGCTCCACAGCCTGGAATTTAATTTTTCCCAGACAACGCAAAACAGTGGTCGGATTAAACAGGGTACAGGGAACGCGGTTTTTTATCGTCTGACCGATACCAGCTCCCCCCCCTCGACCAAACAGGGGATTATGCGATGGAATTACACAGGTGCACTGGAACAGACGATTATCAACGATGGCACAACGCTTTCGATTTATACACCGGAAGACAAGCAGCTCATTATCTCCCCGGCACATGATCTGGAAACCGATATAACGTATGCTATTTTCACTGGCACCAAAAAGCTTGTGGACGAATTTATAGCAGCACAGGGTGATGCATCTTTTTTACTCAATGAACCCCCAAAAGATCTGGAAAGTGTTTTGCTCACCCCCAGGCAGCCACACCCTCAAATTAAACGTGTACAGCTCTGGTTCACCTCCAGTCTGATTATTGATCGATTGCTCATGGAGGACCATTTCGGAGCCATGACCGAACTAAAATTTACCAACATTCGCCTGAATGCCCTTCAACGGGGAGATCGACAAAAAGTACAATTATTACTCCAACTTAACACCGCTCCGGGAACCGAAATAATACGACAGTAG
- a CDS encoding MucR family transcriptional regulator: MSKSLVEMTAEIIQSQISSKQMTTEEIKAALNDTFQTLKSLQEAEANGIEAEPEETNPVMDPKKSIQRNKIICLECGQEFKMLSPKHLRSHGLTSREYRKKHGFSARQPLCSKALSEKRSQSGKERGLPENLRKAIEMRTKNRTK; this comes from the coding sequence ATGAGCAAATCCCTTGTTGAAATGACCGCTGAAATAATTCAGTCACAGATCAGCAGTAAACAAATGACCACCGAAGAAATAAAAGCTGCTCTTAATGATACCTTTCAGACCTTAAAATCTCTTCAGGAGGCTGAGGCCAACGGAATTGAAGCAGAACCCGAAGAGACCAACCCTGTAATGGACCCCAAAAAATCCATACAGAGGAATAAAATTATCTGTTTGGAATGTGGGCAGGAGTTTAAAATGCTCTCTCCGAAACATTTAAGATCACATGGGCTCACCTCCAGGGAATACCGAAAAAAGCATGGTTTTTCGGCACGACAGCCTCTCTGTTCAAAAGCACTTTCCGAAAAACGCTCGCAATCGGGGAAAGAACGAGGATTACCTGAAAATCTGCGCAAAGCTATAGAAATGCGTACTAAAAACAGAACAAAATAA